A region of the Sodalis ligni genome:
GCTGGATCATGTGGGTGGTGAACGGTATCTTTGAAAATATCGGCATGGTGCAGGACGGTCTTAACACCATTTCGCAGCCGGTAAGCGTTACCGATCGCCCACTGGCGCCCAAACTGCAGGTGCGTGAGGGCGCGGTGAGCTTTGAAAATCTGCATTTCAATTATGGCAAGGGACGGGCGGTGATCGACGGCCTGAATCTGGCTATCCGTCCCGGTGAAAAAATCGGTCTGATTGGCCCCTCCGGCGCGGGCAAATCGACGCTGGTGAACCTGCTGCTGCGCCTGTATGACCTCAACGGCGGGCGTATTATTATCGACGGGCAAAATATCGCCGAGGTGAACCAGGAGAGCCTGCGGGCCGGTATCGGCATGATTACCCAGGACACGTCGCTGCTGCATCGCTCCATTCGCGAAAATCTGCTGTACGGCAGGCCCGGCGCCAGCGACGCCGAGCTGTGGCAAGCCATACACCGCGCCCGGGCCGATGAGTTTATCCCGATGCTGTCCGATGCCGAAGGGCGCACCGGCCTTGATGCCCACGTAGGGGAACGGGGCGTGAAGCTGTCCGGCGGCCAGCGCCAGCGTATCGCCATCGCCCGGGTGCTGCTCAAGGACGCGCCGATCCTGATAATGGACGAAGCCACCTCGGCGCTGGATTCGGAAGTGGAAGCGGCCATCCAGGAAAGCCTGGAAGTGCTGATGCGGGGTAAAACGGTTATCGCCATCGCGCACCGACTTTCCACCATTGCCAAAATGGACCGGCTGGTGGTGATGAGCGACGGTCGTATCGCTGAAATCGGCAGCCATAGCGAACTGCTGAGCCGGCAGGGACTCTATGCCCGGCTGTGGCAATACCAGACCGGCGGTTTTGTCGGCGTGGACTGACTCCTGACGCTTACTCTTGACGATAGGGCAGCGCTTTGCGCGCTTCTTCCGCCCAGGCGCGCACCGCGTCCCGTTCTTCGTTAAGAAATTCCGCCACCGCGGTTCGCAGCCCCGGATGGCGCAGGTAATGCCATGAATCGGTCAGCACCGGCTCAAAGCCGCGAATCAGCTTATGTTCCCCCTGGGCGCCGGCGTCGAAGCGCGACAGACCGTGGGTGATGGCATATTCGATTCCCTGGTAGAAACAGGTTTCAAAGTGCAGGCGATCGAACTCCGCCAGGCAGCCCCAATAGCGGCCGTAAAAGGTGTCGTCGCTCACCAGACTGAACGCCATGGCAACGGGTTGGCCCAGCCGGCATGCCAGCACCACCCGGATTGCATCGGGCATCCGCTGAGCCAGCAGGCTGAAAAAATCCCGCGTCAGGTAAGGCGACTGACCCCGCACTTCATAGGTATTGGCATAGCAGGTATAGATAAAGTCCCACTGCGCCTCGCTGACCTGTCCTCCGGCCAGCCAACTGAAATCAATGCCTTGCGCCGCCACCGCTTCGCGCTCCTTACGCATCTGCTTGCGCTTGCGCGAACTCAAGGCATCCATGAAATCCTGGAAATCCCGATAGCCGCGGTTATGCCAGTGATACTGGCAACCTAATCGATGCAGCCAGTCCGGCCGGGCCGCCAGAAGAGAACCGGCTTTGGCATCGGTGAAATTCACATGGGCGCCGGACCAGCCCTGTTCGGCCAGATAATCCGGCAGCGCATCCAGCAGTTTTGCCGCCGCCGTCTCCGCCCCCAGCACACGGGAACCGGTTACCGGGCTGAAGGGCACCGCCCCCAGCCATTTGGGATAATACTGAATTCCGGCGCGATGGCAGGCTTCGGCCCAGCCGTGATCAAACACGTATTCTCCGCTGGAGTTTCTTTTGCGATAGCCGGGCATGGCGGCCAGGCAGCGGCCGTTTTCCCGCCACAGCAAATGATGGGGACGCCAGCCGGAAAGCGGTCCCAGGCTGCCGCTCTCTTCCAGGGTCGAGAGAAAAGCGTGCTGTAAAAAAGGCTGTCCCGCGGGGACCAGGGCATCCCACTCGCCGGCGGGTACATCGTTCAGGTGCGCCAGGGACGTCAAAGACATAACGTTGTGCTCCGGTTACATGCCGTCAACCACAGACAGTAGCCAGTTGCCGGGCGATACGCAAGACAAGGGGCACGCAGAGCCAAAAGCCGGGCGCACCCACGGGTGGAAATGTGCGTTGCTCACGGCTTAATTGTGAAAGCGGTCTCTGCCCTATCCGCTTCAGATCCAGACATAATCAGGGATCGTGGAAAAAATCGATCATACTGAAAGGAGAATAAAAACATTATCAGGAGACTCCATGGGTTTTACGGGATGGATAGCGGCCGTGGGCGGTCTGTTGTTGTTGATGTCGCTGGCCTCCGGCTGGATCCATCGCGGTCCCGTCACTTCTTTCGGGTTGTATTTGGCGGCGGGCATTGTCTGTGGTCCATGGGTCCTGAATCTGCTGCGGGTGGACGTGGCCGCCCATGCGGTGCTGATAGAGCGGGTGACCGAAATTGCCATGGCGGCTTCCCTGTTTATCACCGGTCTCAAGCTGCGGCTGCCGTTTCGCGATCCGGGCTGGCTCATGGGGGTGCGTCTGGCCTTTCCGGCCATGATCTTTACCGTGGTGGGCGTCACCGTGGCTGCTCATTTTCTGGCCGGCTTTTCCTGGCCGCTTTCCCTGGTCTTCGGCGCGATAGTGGCCCCCACCGATCCGGTGCTGGCCAGCCTAATCTCGGTTAACGATGCACGGGACGACGACAGCCTGCGGGTTTCCCTGTCCAGCGAAGCGGGCATGAACGACGGCACGGCGCTGCCGGTATTGATGCTGGGGATGCTGCTGCTTAACGCCCATCATCCGCTGTCGTTTGCCCAACTAGGCCATTGGGCGCTGGTGGATGTTCTTTGGTCGCTGCTGGGGGGGCTGGGCATCGGTTTCGGCCTGGGCCGGCTTATCGGACATCTGGCAACCCATCTTTCAAGCTCGCAAAACGACAGCGCGCCCAATGATTTCCTGGCCCTATCCCTGGTGGCGTTAAGCTATGCCGCGGCGCAAAGCCTGGACGCGTCGGGCTTTTTGGCCGCCTTTGCCGCCGGTGTCGGCCTGCGCCGAACCGAACTGGGCATTTTTAACCGCCATCCGCCGGATCACCTGCCGGAAGAGGAGCGAGGCGGCACGGCGGAATCCCTGGTGAACCCCAACCAGCGTGAAGCGTCGGGCGCCACCGGGCCGCTGCGCTCCGTCGGCCTGGTGGTGAGCGACGCGCTCTCCTTCGGCGATACCATGGAGCGACTGTTCGCCGCCGGTATCGTGATCGTGCTGGGCATCACCTTGGCCATGCATTGGGATCCCCAGGGGCTGCTGATGGCCGCCATCCTGTTTTTGCTGATAAGGCCGGCCTCGGTTTACCTGGCGACCATCGGCAGCGGCGAGCCGCCTCTGCACCGGGCATTAATCGGCTGGCTGGGCATCCGCGGCATTGGCAGCATCAACTACATTACCTGGGCCTATAACCAGGGCCTGGCCGGCCCCGAGGCCGAACGCATGGCCAACATGGCCTTTACCCTGGTGGTGGCCAGCGTCATTGTGCACGGCGTTTCGGTGTCGCCCCTGCTGAACTGGCGGCAAGGCAAAATGGCGGCGGACGCGGAGCGGGAGAATAATCGGTAACCAAACAGGTGGTCTGGACAAAAAAAGGGATTACCCTTGCGCTGGGTGATCCCTTTGGCTTTATTTACCGAGCCCATTGTGAGGTAGGGTGAGTATTACTCTGGGCCCAGATCGTAAACGTCTACCGTAAATTCTTGTGCACCATATCCATTAAAATAGTAGCCCGGAGAGTGAAGCTCTCTACCTACGCCCGAATTAAGCGCGCGAATGGGAGTAAGACTATCGACGGCCAAAAGGGTAAAATCACGAGTAATGTCAAGGCGGCATTGTTGTGAAGATTCATTAAGTACATAAGAATTTGGGCACTCGCTAAAGGTTAAACCGCTCGTGGGAATACCCTAATACTATACCTATGACCCGCAGTAATAACTAAGGGACCAAAAAGGACTCTAATCCCAAAAATATGTTTCCGGCGGCGTCGATACCCTGTTTGGACCCAAAAATACAGGATACGTTACCACTGGCGTAAAAGTGATGGTTTCGCTGGTAGATACGGATGGATCGCTTCTCAGTTGCGCGCTGACGTTAAAAGAGCCGGGGTTAGAACTGGTGAAATAGGCGGTATACAGGCCATCGGTCCCGGTTGTTCTTGATACCGGTGGGTGGGTGGGAATGTGGTCGGAAATGAGTATAGTGCTGGAGACGCCGCTGCCGCCATAGGTTAAGTAAAACACCACTACGTTTTGGCTGGTGCCGTCCGCCGGTGCATAGTTGGCCACGATACGTGCGTTTAGGTCATAGTTGGTAGACGGGGAGACCGGGCATTCGGGTGAGGTAACAGGATGGCATATAGTATTCTTTTCCATCGCCGACCCCTTGAAAAATTGCTAGTTTAGTCAGTATTGACGTCTGCTCTTCGTGTAAACATAAATGTATGGAGAATCATTATTAATTTCTGTGATTGGTAATAATCGTAGAAAATGCTTAGCGCTTCAATTTAAGCGGTATTTAACTACTATTTATTTCAAAATTTTAAATTTACTAACCAAATCCAAAAACCAAAGAAACAAATTAAAAAAATTAGCATTCTACCGCCAAAAGCAGAAGGATAATAGCTGTTATCAGCATTTACTTTCGATTACAATGAAGATAGCAAGCTGTATAAGAAAGCAATGCCGATGAACTAGCATCAAGGTATTACCCTGGGATCAGGGTAATACCTTTATTTTAGGACATGGAACACCGTGCTTGTTATCAATCTGGGCCGTCATCGTATACCTGAACCACAAATTGCGTTACTGTTGGGCGATTCCAATAATATCTAACCGTAGCACGGAGATCCACTCCTTGGCCGGAGTTCGACGCTCGAACATGCACTTGATTAATACCGGTTTGCAATAACATTATGAAATCAGGAATTCTTGACGCCGAGCATGCTTGATTGCTTTGTTCAAACGCATAGTTACTGCAATAATTGATAGTCGACCATCCCGTAGCAATGTTTTCGATACGATAAGTATGGCCCGCAATAAATTCAAAAGGGCTTATAAGGCTTTCAATTCCCATATAAAAATTGAGAGGGATAACTACCAAAAGGGACCCTAAATAGATGGGATATGATGCTACGGGGATGAACGTCACTGTCTCGGAGGCGAACACACTTCTATTGCTTTCTACTTCCGCCCTGACGACAAAGGATCCTGGTTCGGTGCTGCTAAAAGAAGCAATATAGAGGCCATTGGGCGCGGTAGTGACCAGCTCAGTGAATGAGCCGTTAAAATATAAGCGTAACTGACCGGAGACGCTCGCGCCGCCATATGTTAAGTAAAATTCTACTTGGTTTATGCTGGTGCCATTGGCATAGGCATCATTAACGATTCTTCTGGACGTTAATTCGTAAGTCGGTTGAGGACCCGTCGGAATAAATGTTAACAAGCTATTGGCACTCACCGTGGGGTCTGCAGACAAGCTTGCGAATAATTGAACCGTTTCAGGTTCAGTATTTGTCGCCGCCACATCAAGAACGCCGTTGTTGTTGGTATAGGGAGTCGGAATAATTAAAGCGGCGCTGCCGCTAACGAAAAATTCAAGCTGCTGGTTGGCCACCTGAAAATTCACCGGGCTAGAGAGAGTGAAGCGTACGCCATTAAAGCTGGCGCCATCCGCCGGCGCATTATTAGCAACGATTTGTGAGGAGAGCACGTAATTGGCTAACGGCGATACCGGACACTCCGGAGGGATAACTGGGTAACATTTGTTTTCTTTTCCCATCATAGGCCTCTTAAAATGTTGATGCTATTTGTTAGGGAATACAATTGCTCTCTGTGTAAAATTAAATGGACCGAGCATATCATATCCAACTTACGGCATAGATAATTACTGTGGAAAACGGAAAAGACCTGCTAATAGTTAACCACCACATATTCAAAGACTATTTTGGCTCGCGCAGATGGTCTATGAGTAAGTGCGTAATCAATTACTATTATCTTGCTCTATGAAAACTATCTTTATTTTCCACTGTATGCCTCTTATACATTTTCAAGAACGTAAAGGCTTAAAGTAAAATGTTTTATTATGATTATATTGAAAATTACTGGGTTACCGTTAATGCTCATATTTAGCATTAACCCCATTTCACTACATCTTTTATATAAAAGTGACAAGTGTGGTATTTGTAGCATTGCCTAACGCATATTCAGCGGTGATAATGACACTTAAGACCACGGGACTTGTTATGCTAACGGTAATTTGTCCTTGGGTATTGGTTAGTGCTATTTCTGGATTTACGGCGGCTTGCGTAGGATTGGCGATAAAAGTCATCAATGCGCCAGGAACCACATTGCCGTCGATATCTCTAAGCGTGTAACGAATACGATAGATGCCTCCTACGGGTACATTGATATCGAGAGGTTCGGCGGAAATAGTATGGGTGATCGGTGAAGTGAAACTGACTACGGTATAATTATAGACCGTAGGCTGACCATCCAAAATGGCTTTTACTTCCACCGAAGCCGGGGTACCACTGCGCAAAGAAACCCGCGCCAGTCCTGCGTCGTTGGTAGTGTCAAAAGTGTTATATAAGCCACCCATGCCCCGTACTATCGAATAGCTTAGCACCCTACCCGGCACGGGCTGTTCAGTGGTGAAATCCCACAAAGTATATTGAATAATATTACTAGCAAAGTCATTTGCCGGCGCGTAATTGGTCTCGACATTGGCGATAATGCCCAAGCCGGTGATTTCATCAGGGCTTTCAAAAGTGGAATAGCTTACCGCAGATATCCCGTCGAACTGGCAAGTCACGGCCACCGTTTCCTGTTGGCAGTCGGTAAAATACACTATTGCTTGGCCCCGGTTATCCGTTATCGCGCTAGTTTGTTTGCTATCATCGCAAAACGCTGCATTGCCCGAAAGCCAGAATGTGACAAGAGACCCGCACAGCGGTAGCCCAAACCTATAAAGCGTCGCCACAGCATTATTTTTGTCTCTTCCGTCAGCCTTTGCGGTAGCGGAAGAGGTTAAGGCAAGATGGTAATCTCTCTTAGGAATATGATGAGACGAACATTGATTTTGCATAAAATACCTCCGGCAGATCTTCTGTTTTTATAGCTATAAAGATAAAATAATGTGACTAAGTGAATGTCACTCTGGTAAAATTTTCCGTGCCAAGACCCGACGGTAGTAAAGCCGTAATTGTCACTATTCCACTCGTATTGTTGGTCAATGTGAGGGTAATGTAGCCATTCGAATCAGTAAACTCCGCTGAAGGTGAAAGAGCCGCACCGCCGGTGGCACTGAAATTGATCGCGGCATTCGCCACCGGCAGGTCGCCGGCCAGGGTTCTGACCTGATAGCGTATTCTATTGACCCCCAGACCATTTCCCTGCGCCTTGTCAGCTTGTACTTCGGCCGAGATAAGCTGTGTCAGCAAGGTACCGAAAAAGGTTAGCCTGATATGGCTGTAAACGGTACTTGGATCGGATGCAAGAACGGTATGCACCGTCACGGTTCCCGGCACGCCGCTGAAGATGCGCAGTTGGGTATGCCCGTTGCCATCAGTGGTATCCGACAAAGGAGGCACAAGCGTGGCGCTGCCATCGACGCTGTATTGCAACAAGCGGCCGGGAGCACCTACGCCCGCCGGAGTAATTAGCCAGTAATCAATGATATGTGGGATTCCGCTGCCGGCCACAATGTTTGCGGTGCTCACCTCGGCTTCTAGTAGCAAGGCGTTATTGGAAACTTCCACCAGAACAGTCTCGGATGACGTCGTATTGCCGAAACGGTCCTCTATGATATAAGAGACTAAATATCTTCCTATGGGGGCGAAGACTGCCGGTATGCGGATCACGATGGGAAAGCTTGGATTATAATCCGCTACGGTGTACTGTCCTCTACCTATAAAATTCCACAATACCGTTATCTGGTCTAAGGGCGCAGGATTGGTATAAGCTGGAATCAGGACTATCACGGCTCCATCATTCGTAACGCTTTGGATGGGTATTATGCCATCGACCGTTTGTGGAAAAAGAGGATCCGCGAGTGCCATAGTTTTACCTTGTTTTAAATAAAATCCGTTAAATCAATGAAAGTATGACTTATGCTTTAAGGTTATGCATTGAACAATAGAATATATATAAAGGCTCACTCAAATAAGCAAGGTTAATATGCGCCATCGTTCTGCTAAAAAGGCTAACGTATCGGACTATTGAAGTTTTACCGCAGATGGGGATAAAATCAAAATATCCAAAACGGCATTGTGAATGCTAATTTTTGTCATCTGATTATTAATGGAATTGTGGTAGTTGATGCTGTAATAATAAAATGTATTATCAGACCAGGCGTTGTACCTTTAAAAGGTTAGAATGCTTTTCAATTCATTCGTCAACTAGCCCACTTTCTTTAAGGAACTGCTGCAAGGTACAAGTATTGAATTGAACACAGCCCCTCCCATGATCGGTCGGGGCATCGGCAGCTATCACTGTCGTCCTGCGGTATTGTTAACTCTGCTTATCGCATGGTCACCAATTCTTCCGCCGCCGTGGGATGGATAGCCACGGTATTATCAAAATCGCGCTTGGTGGCGCCCATTTTGATCGCCACGGCAAAACCCTGCAGTATTTCATCCATGCCCAAGCCGATGCCGTGCAGTCCGACGATTTTTTCATCCGGCCCGACGCACACCAGCTTCATGCGGCAAGGCTGGCGATGATCGGTGACGGCGGTATACATGGAGGTAAAGCCGGTTTTATAGATTTTGACCTCTTTCTCGCCGTATTTCGCCAGCGCCTCCGGTTCGGTCAAGCCGATGGTGCCGATAGGGGGATGGCTGAACACCACGGTGGGAATCAGGTTGTAATCCAGGTGTTCTTCCGGCTTGCCGTTGAACAGGCGTTCGGACAGACGGCGGCCCGCCGCCACCGCCACCGGGGTCAATTCCACCGCGCCGGTATTGTCGCCGACGGCGTAAATTCCCGGGACGTTGGTGTTCTGGTATTTATCCACCCGGATATAGCCGTTGCTGTCGGTTTCCACGCCGGCGGCGGCCAGGTTCAGGTTGTCGGTGGAGGGTTCCCGGCCGATGGCCCAAATCAGCGCATCAACAATAAATTCGCTGCCGTTTTCCAAGGTCAGCGTCAGGCTGCCGTCGCTGTTTTTGACGATGGATTCCGGTATGGATCCGGTATGCAGGGTAGGGCCTTCCGCGTTCATGATCTCCACCAGAGTATCGATAATCAGCGGGTCGAAGGTACGCAGCGGCGCATGTTTGCGCACGAACAGGTGCGTTTCCGCCCCCAATGCGTTCAGCACTCCGGCGAGTTCCACCGCGATATAACCGGCGCCCACCACCGCCACCCGCCGGGGCATGGCATCCAGGGCAAAAAAGCCGTCTGAATCGATGCCGTATTCCTCACCGACGATATCGATGTGGCTGGGACGGCCCCCGGTGGCAATCAGGATATGATCGGCGGTAATGCGTTCGCCGTTGACTTCAACGGTATGGGCGTCCACAAAGCGGGCGAAACCTTCAATAACGTCTACTTTGTTATTGCCCAGCACCCGTTCATAGGATTGATGGATGCGGTCAATATACGCGCTGCGGCTTTTGACCAAAGTCCCCCAGTCGAGACGGTTGATGGTGGTGTCAAAACCGTAATCGGGGCCGTACAGTTTTATCGCCTCGGCAATCTGTGCCGCATGCCACATGATTTTTTTCGGGACGCAGCCGACATTGACACAGGTACCACCGAGATATTTGGCTTCAATCAGGGCGCATTTCTGGCCGTACATCGCCGCACGGTTAATGGAGGCAATACCGCCGCTGCCGCCGCCAATAGCAAGGTAATCGTAATGTCTGGTCATCGGATCTTCCCTTTGTTCATATCAATGGGCACAAGTTTAACCCGCAAAGGTAAATTGTCGCAAAGATTGCATCAATCCCTCCAATAGGCGAAACGGCTATACCGGGTTTATCCCGGCCATTCCTGGATGACTCCGGGGATTTATTGCTGGATTCGTCAGCTAAACCAGGATTGGTCAGGATAGGGATCACTCCGGCGCCACCCAGCGCACCAGGGTATGGCCGATTCCTTCGGGCACCAGCGCCTGATGAATCCAGGGCAATAATTCATTCATCTGTTGTTCCAGCATCCAGGGGGGATTAATCACGATCATGCCCGATGCGGTCATGCCCCGTTGATCGCTGTCAGGGCGCAGCGCCAGCTCAATCTGCAAAATCCGGCGGATGCCGGTCTTCTCCAGCCCGGCCAGGATGCGTTTCACATTCTGACGCAGCACAACCGGATACCACAGGGCATAGACGCCGGTGGCGAAGCGTTTATAGCCCTCCTGGATGCCGGCCACCACGTCCTGATAGTCCGTTTTCATTTCATAAGGCGGGTCGATGAGTATCACGCCCCGCCGCGACGGCGGCGGCAGCTGGGATTTCAACTGCTGGTAGCCGTCGGCACGCAGCACCTCGGCACGGGGGTCTTTTTGGAATTCGCTGCGCAGCAGCGGGTAATCGCTGGAGTGCAGTTCCGTCAGGTGCAGGCGATCGTGCTCCCGCAGCAATTGGCGGGCAATCAGCGGCGAACCGGGATAATAACGCAAGGTACCGCTGCGATTGTAGTGATTGATAACCGTCAGATACGGTTCCAGCAGCGCCGGACAATCTTCCCGCTGCCAGATACGGGCGATACCTTCGCGATATTCGCCGGTGCGTTCGGCCCGGTCGCTGTTGAGCAGATAGCGCCCGGCGCCGGCATGGGTATCCAGATAGAGGAAGGGCTTATCCTTCTCCTTCATGGCGGCCAGGATCAGGCTCAGTACCGTGTGCTTGAGCACATCGGCGTGATTGCCGGCGTGAAAACTGTGGCGATAACTTAACATTTATTTATATCCAATTGGAATTTATCGATTTTATTATAATTAGCATTTTCTTCATTTGTTGCTTTCACAAAAG
Encoded here:
- a CDS encoding GNAT family N-acetyltransferase, translating into MSLTSLAHLNDVPAGEWDALVPAGQPFLQHAFLSTLEESGSLGPLSGWRPHHLLWRENGRCLAAMPGYRKRNSSGEYVFDHGWAEACHRAGIQYYPKWLGAVPFSPVTGSRVLGAETAAAKLLDALPDYLAEQGWSGAHVNFTDAKAGSLLAARPDWLHRLGCQYHWHNRGYRDFQDFMDALSSRKRKQMRKEREAVAAQGIDFSWLAGGQVSEAQWDFIYTCYANTYEVRGQSPYLTRDFFSLLAQRMPDAIRVVLACRLGQPVAMAFSLVSDDTFYGRYWGCLAEFDRLHFETCFYQGIEYAITHGLSRFDAGAQGEHKLIRGFEPVLTDSWHYLRHPGLRTAVAEFLNEERDAVRAWAEEARKALPYRQE
- a CDS encoding cation:proton antiporter, which codes for MGFTGWIAAVGGLLLLMSLASGWIHRGPVTSFGLYLAAGIVCGPWVLNLLRVDVAAHAVLIERVTEIAMAASLFITGLKLRLPFRDPGWLMGVRLAFPAMIFTVVGVTVAAHFLAGFSWPLSLVFGAIVAPTDPVLASLISVNDARDDDSLRVSLSSEAGMNDGTALPVLMLGMLLLNAHHPLSFAQLGHWALVDVLWSLLGGLGIGFGLGRLIGHLATHLSSSQNDSAPNDFLALSLVALSYAAAQSLDASGFLAAFAAGVGLRRTELGIFNRHPPDHLPEEERGGTAESLVNPNQREASGATGPLRSVGLVVSDALSFGDTMERLFAAGIVIVLGITLAMHWDPQGLLMAAILFLLIRPASVYLATIGSGEPPLHRALIGWLGIRGIGSINYITWAYNQGLAGPEAERMANMAFTLVVASVIVHGVSVSPLLNWRQGKMAADAERENNR
- a CDS encoding Ig-like domain-containing protein, with amino-acid sequence MMGKENKCYPVIPPECPVSPLANYVLSSQIVANNAPADGASFNGVRFTLSSPVNFQVANQQLEFFVSGSAALIIPTPYTNNNGVLDVAATNTEPETVQLFASLSADPTVSANSLLTFIPTGPQPTYELTSRRIVNDAYANGTSINQVEFYLTYGGASVSGQLRLYFNGSFTELVTTAPNGLYIASFSSTEPGSFVVRAEVESNRSVFASETVTFIPVASYPIYLGSLLVVIPLNFYMGIESLISPFEFIAGHTYRIENIATGWSTINYCSNYAFEQSNQACSASRIPDFIMLLQTGINQVHVRASNSGQGVDLRATVRYYWNRPTVTQFVVQVYDDGPD
- a CDS encoding Ig-like domain-containing protein encodes the protein MQNQCSSHHIPKRDYHLALTSSATAKADGRDKNNAVATLYRFGLPLCGSLVTFWLSGNAAFCDDSKQTSAITDNRGQAIVYFTDCQQETVAVTCQFDGISAVSYSTFESPDEITGLGIIANVETNYAPANDFASNIIQYTLWDFTTEQPVPGRVLSYSIVRGMGGLYNTFDTTNDAGLARVSLRSGTPASVEVKAILDGQPTVYNYTVVSFTSPITHTISAEPLDINVPVGGIYRIRYTLRDIDGNVVPGALMTFIANPTQAAVNPEIALTNTQGQITVSITSPVVLSVIITAEYALGNATNTTLVTFI
- a CDS encoding Ig-like domain-containing protein — its product is MALADPLFPQTVDGIIPIQSVTNDGAVIVLIPAYTNPAPLDQITVLWNFIGRGQYTVADYNPSFPIVIRIPAVFAPIGRYLVSYIIEDRFGNTTSSETVLVEVSNNALLLEAEVSTANIVAGSGIPHIIDYWLITPAGVGAPGRLLQYSVDGSATLVPPLSDTTDGNGHTQLRIFSGVPGTVTVHTVLASDPSTVYSHIRLTFFGTLLTQLISAEVQADKAQGNGLGVNRIRYQVRTLAGDLPVANAAINFSATGGAALSPSAEFTDSNGYITLTLTNNTSGIVTITALLPSGLGTENFTRVTFT
- the gorA gene encoding glutathione-disulfide reductase, translating into MTRHYDYLAIGGGSGGIASINRAAMYGQKCALIEAKYLGGTCVNVGCVPKKIMWHAAQIAEAIKLYGPDYGFDTTINRLDWGTLVKSRSAYIDRIHQSYERVLGNNKVDVIEGFARFVDAHTVEVNGERITADHILIATGGRPSHIDIVGEEYGIDSDGFFALDAMPRRVAVVGAGYIAVELAGVLNALGAETHLFVRKHAPLRTFDPLIIDTLVEIMNAEGPTLHTGSIPESIVKNSDGSLTLTLENGSEFIVDALIWAIGREPSTDNLNLAAAGVETDSNGYIRVDKYQNTNVPGIYAVGDNTGAVELTPVAVAAGRRLSERLFNGKPEEHLDYNLIPTVVFSHPPIGTIGLTEPEALAKYGEKEVKIYKTGFTSMYTAVTDHRQPCRMKLVCVGPDEKIVGLHGIGLGMDEILQGFAVAIKMGATKRDFDNTVAIHPTAAEELVTMR
- a CDS encoding 23S rRNA (adenine(2030)-N(6))-methyltransferase RlmJ encodes the protein MLSYRHSFHAGNHADVLKHTVLSLILAAMKEKDKPFLYLDTHAGAGRYLLNSDRAERTGEYREGIARIWQREDCPALLEPYLTVINHYNRSGTLRYYPGSPLIARQLLREHDRLHLTELHSSDYPLLRSEFQKDPRAEVLRADGYQQLKSQLPPPSRRGVILIDPPYEMKTDYQDVVAGIQEGYKRFATGVYALWYPVVLRQNVKRILAGLEKTGIRRILQIELALRPDSDQRGMTASGMIVINPPWMLEQQMNELLPWIHQALVPEGIGHTLVRWVAPE